A genome region from Chloroflexota bacterium includes the following:
- the ispD gene encoding 2-C-methyl-D-erythritol 4-phosphate cytidylyltransferase, producing MQEAIIKLRKLPREKVGAVVAAAGNSRRMGGVDKIFADLAGKPVLAHVLEVFEKCGAVDQVVVVLNEVSLERGREVVKEGRFHKVAQVCGGGERRQDSVAEGLKGLGGCHWVVIHDGARPCITPDLIEQGLEEASQTGAAIAAVPVKETVKIVEAEGTIRNTPQRENLWMAQTPQVFRFDIIMEAYRQAKGEVTDDAALVEALGYKVRVYMGSYDNIKITTLEDLALAEIILRRRHEGWHRL from the coding sequence TTGCAGGAGGCGATTATCAAGCTGAGAAAGCTACCCCGGGAGAAGGTGGGGGCTGTTGTTGCTGCCGCTGGCAATAGCCGGCGGATGGGTGGAGTGGACAAGATTTTTGCGGACCTCGCTGGCAAACCGGTCCTGGCTCATGTGCTTGAAGTGTTTGAGAAATGTGGTGCAGTGGATCAGGTGGTGGTCGTGCTGAATGAGGTGAGCCTGGAGCGAGGGCGAGAGGTGGTAAAGGAAGGAAGGTTTCACAAGGTGGCGCAGGTATGCGGCGGTGGAGAACGGCGCCAGGATTCGGTAGCCGAGGGGCTGAAAGGGCTGGGAGGGTGCCACTGGGTGGTGATTCATGATGGGGCGCGTCCTTGCATCACTCCTGATCTGATAGAGCAGGGGTTAGAGGAGGCCTCTCAGACTGGGGCGGCTATTGCCGCGGTACCTGTGAAGGAAACCGTAAAAATAGTTGAAGCCGAGGGGACAATTCGGAATACCCCTCAGCGAGAAAACCTCTGGATGGCACAGACCCCGCAGGTGTTTCGCTTCGATATAATAATGGAGGCATACAGGCAGGCTAAAGGGGAAGTGACGGATGATGCTGCTCTGGTGGAGGCACTTGGGTATAAGGTCAGAGTCTACATGGGCTCCTATGATAATATTAAGATTACCACGCTAGAGGACTTAGCCCTGGCAGAGATCATTTTGAGGAGGAGACATGAGGGTTGGCATCGGCTATGA
- the ispF gene encoding 2-C-methyl-D-erythritol 2,4-cyclodiphosphate synthase, with the protein MRVGIGYDVHPLVQGRRLRLGGIEIPFDKGLDGHSDADVLVHAIIDALLGAAGLGDIGIHFPSSDPRYKDIYSITLLRQVATLLQTEGWQVCNIDATIVAEKPHLSPFVPQMRKLIGQTLGIGIEQVGVKSTTSKGLGFLGEEKAIAVYAVALVDKVAHEVKT; encoded by the coding sequence ATGAGGGTTGGCATCGGCTATGATGTTCATCCTTTAGTGCAGGGAAGAAGGCTTCGGTTAGGGGGTATAGAGATACCCTTTGACAAGGGGCTTGATGGCCATAGCGATGCCGATGTTCTGGTGCATGCCATTATCGATGCTTTGTTAGGCGCGGCTGGTTTAGGGGATATAGGTATTCACTTTCCCTCCTCTGATCCGAGGTATAAGGACATCTACAGTATCACGCTTCTTCGCCAGGTAGCCACGCTGCTCCAAACGGAAGGATGGCAGGTGTGTAATATTGATGCTACCATAGTGGCGGAAAAGCCTCACCTGTCCCCCTTTGTCCCTCAGATGCGGAAATTGATCGGCCAGACCCTGGGTATCGGCATAGAGCAAGTGGGGGTAAAAAGCACTACTTCTAAAGGGCTCGGCTTTTTGGGGGAAGAGAAGGCGATAGCTGTATATGCTGTGGCCTTAGTGGACAAGGTCGCACATGAGGTCAAAACCTGA
- the cysS gene encoding cysteine--tRNA ligase: MKIYNTLSGREEEFVPQGEVVRMYVCGVTPYAECHLGHAMSYVVFDVVRRYLEFKGYKVKHVQNFTDIDDKIIDRAHKSGTSPAELAEKFISQYFVDMDKLNIKRAHVYPRATEEIPKIIEVVQGLVDRGHAYQAGGDVYFRVSSAPDYGKLSHQGLEALQAGARVEVGAGKEYPLDFALWKAAKPGEPWWESPWGRGRPGWHIECSAMSLRHLGETLDIHGGGQDLIFPHHENEIAQSESFTEVTPFVKYWMHNGFVQLGGEKMSKSLGILVTIKEVLERFTPDAIRFFILSSHYRSPISFSEENLAAAEKGVERLRQSALDNGQCEVKGSTGAIDAELFRQRFIDAMDDDFNTAQAVAALFDLAREINRATSQGADVRQARENLIELGNVLGFTFQEKEIKLAAEPFIDLLISIRAELRNEKQWRMADRVRSCLKDLGIVLEDTPQGTIWKYEKPMG, encoded by the coding sequence GTGAAGATATATAACACTCTTTCAGGGCGGGAAGAAGAGTTCGTGCCTCAGGGTGAGGTGGTGAGGATGTATGTCTGTGGTGTTACTCCTTACGCTGAGTGCCATCTTGGCCATGCCATGAGCTATGTAGTCTTCGACGTGGTGCGACGCTACCTGGAGTTTAAGGGATACAAGGTGAAGCATGTGCAAAACTTTACCGATATTGACGACAAGATTATCGATCGAGCGCACAAATCGGGCACTTCTCCTGCCGAGTTGGCTGAAAAGTTTATTTCCCAATACTTTGTTGATATGGATAAGCTGAATATTAAGAGGGCTCACGTGTATCCTAGAGCTACTGAAGAGATACCCAAAATCATTGAAGTAGTTCAGGGCCTGGTTGACAGGGGGCATGCCTACCAGGCAGGTGGCGATGTCTACTTCAGGGTGAGCAGTGCTCCGGATTATGGAAAGCTCAGCCACCAGGGCCTTGAAGCCCTGCAAGCGGGGGCGCGTGTAGAAGTAGGAGCCGGCAAGGAATATCCTCTTGATTTTGCCTTGTGGAAGGCGGCGAAGCCCGGTGAGCCGTGGTGGGAAAGCCCTTGGGGCAGGGGGAGACCTGGCTGGCACATTGAATGCAGCGCCATGTCCCTGAGACACCTGGGTGAGACCTTAGACATACATGGCGGAGGACAGGACCTGATCTTTCCGCATCATGAGAATGAGATAGCCCAATCGGAAAGCTTTACTGAGGTCACCCCCTTCGTCAAGTACTGGATGCATAATGGTTTCGTGCAACTGGGTGGAGAGAAGATGAGCAAGTCCCTGGGGATTCTTGTTACCATCAAGGAGGTCTTGGAACGCTTTACTCCTGATGCAATACGGTTCTTCATCCTGAGCTCCCACTATCGTAGCCCGATCAGCTTCAGCGAGGAGAACCTGGCGGCTGCGGAAAAGGGTGTGGAAAGACTGCGGCAGTCAGCCCTTGACAATGGTCAGTGTGAGGTGAAAGGATCGACAGGGGCAATTGACGCCGAATTGTTTCGGCAGAGGTTCATCGATGCCATGGATGATGACTTCAATACAGCTCAGGCCGTGGCGGCCTTGTTCGACCTGGCCAGGGAGATTAACCGGGCTACAAGTCAAGGTGCTGATGTGCGGCAGGCTCGAGAGAATTTGATTGAACTGGGAAACGTTCTGGGGTTTACCTTTCAAGAGAAGGAAATCAAGTTGGCTGCCGAGCCCTTCATTGACTTGCTGATTTCGATTCGTGCTGAGCTGAGGAACGAGAAGCAATGGCGGATGGCTGACAGAGTCCGCTCGTGCTTGAAGGATCTGGGGATAGTTCTCGAGGACACGCCTCAAGGAACTATTTGGAAGTATGAGAAACCGATGGGGTGA
- a CDS encoding DUF5679 domain-containing protein has product MSQAYCVKCKKKVEILTPKQIIMKNKRPAIQGLCPKCKTKVFRIGKG; this is encoded by the coding sequence ATGTCACAGGCTTACTGCGTGAAGTGCAAGAAAAAGGTGGAGATCCTGACCCCAAAGCAGATCATCATGAAGAACAAGCGTCCTGCGATCCAAGGTTTGTGCCCGAAATGCAAGACCAAGGTATTCCGCATAGGTAAGGGCTAA
- a CDS encoding ATP-binding protein produces the protein MSIRWRLTLWFTLILGVIILLFGAFFYAALQNWLITQVDGNLRVYATQVHSTLHSDETTGPLDYDVIHSSLPPINEIVSPGIFVQIIDSNGNVVVKSDNLQDQELPAASSLIATGLSGQEAIQTVSSGNTRIRTMVSPLYLKDQILVLEVAQSLASTDAAIGRIGLAVLVSMVVILTLALISGAILVRRALSPVRRITTTAQGISSSSDLSRRVGYRGPADEIGQLATTFDHMIERLDRAFQSQKDFVADASHELRGPLTVIQGNLDLLKRNLSEEDRRESVRALEAETTRMTKIMSNLLVLAELESGQSERQEMVSLKEMLLDAGERATHLAGDRRIVIERQEDLWVKGDVDRLGQVLRNLVDNAIRYTPEGGTITLALFQNGDWALLKVADTGIGISPEHLPHIFDRFYRADKARSRASGGTGLGLAIVKGIVEQHGGRVTVTSEPGEGSIFTIWLKL, from the coding sequence ATGTCAATTCGCTGGCGATTGACTCTGTGGTTTACCCTCATACTGGGCGTTATCATTCTGCTCTTCGGGGCTTTTTTCTACGCCGCGCTGCAGAACTGGCTTATTACACAGGTAGATGGCAACCTGAGGGTCTATGCAACACAAGTGCACAGTACATTGCACTCCGATGAAACCACCGGGCCTCTCGATTACGACGTTATCCACTCTAGTTTGCCTCCCATAAATGAGATCGTTTCTCCAGGGATTTTTGTCCAGATTATAGACAGCAATGGCAATGTGGTGGTGAAATCGGACAACCTTCAGGATCAGGAGCTGCCAGCTGCCTCGTCGTTGATAGCAACGGGATTGAGTGGACAGGAGGCTATTCAAACGGTTTCTTCTGGCAATACCAGGATCCGTACTATGGTTTCGCCTTTGTATCTGAAGGACCAGATTCTTGTTCTGGAGGTAGCGCAGTCCCTGGCCTCCACAGATGCCGCTATTGGACGTATCGGACTGGCTGTTTTGGTTAGTATGGTGGTGATTCTGACACTGGCATTGATATCGGGGGCGATTCTGGTTCGCCGGGCGCTTTCTCCCGTAAGACGTATCACCACCACGGCTCAGGGTATCTCCTCAAGCTCTGATCTCAGCCGCCGGGTTGGCTACCGCGGCCCGGCAGATGAGATTGGACAACTCGCCACTACCTTCGACCACATGATCGAGCGCCTGGATAGAGCCTTTCAATCTCAGAAGGACTTCGTGGCCGATGCTTCCCATGAGCTGAGAGGTCCACTGACTGTCATTCAGGGCAATCTGGATTTGCTGAAACGTAACCTCAGTGAGGAAGACCGCCGGGAATCGGTGAGGGCTCTTGAGGCAGAGACAACGAGAATGACCAAGATAATGAGCAACCTTCTCGTTCTGGCCGAACTTGAGTCAGGTCAGTCAGAACGGCAAGAAATGGTCTCACTGAAGGAAATGCTTCTTGATGCCGGGGAACGGGCAACGCACCTGGCCGGAGACCGGCGGATTGTGATAGAACGTCAGGAGGACCTGTGGGTAAAGGGAGATGTAGACAGACTGGGGCAGGTCTTGAGGAATCTGGTAGACAATGCCATCAGGTATACCCCGGAGGGAGGCACCATCACCCTGGCACTGTTTCAGAACGGTGATTGGGCGCTCTTGAAGGTGGCTGATACCGGAATAGGAATATCTCCTGAGCACCTGCCGCATATCTTCGACCGTTTCTATCGGGCCGACAAGGCCCGCTCCAGAGCCAGCGGGGGGACAGGTCTGGGGCTGGCTATTGTCAAGGGAATTGTTGAGCAGCACGGGGGAAGGGTTACTGTGACCAGTGAGCCAGGCGAAGGCAGCATATTCACCATCTGGCTGAAACTCTAA
- a CDS encoding response regulator transcription factor — translation MRILVVDDDPEIVSFLRRGLTYEGYTVDTAGDGTEALAKVLEREPDLVILDVMMPGIDGIEVSKRLRQAGEIPILMLTAKSTVTDRVAGLDSGADDYLVKPFAFDELLARLRALLRRGRPTEGEVLRFMDLSLNTATREVRRGNDLIHLTAQEFELLDLFLRHPRQVLKRDMIYEKVWGYDFGGESNVIEVYMRYLRSKLEAGGQPRLIYTVRGVGYVLKE, via the coding sequence ATGCGTATTCTAGTTGTCGACGACGATCCTGAAATCGTGAGCTTCCTCAGACGGGGCCTGACGTACGAGGGCTATACCGTCGACACAGCCGGTGACGGTACCGAGGCGTTAGCCAAAGTCCTTGAGAGAGAACCTGACCTTGTCATCCTGGATGTCATGATGCCCGGGATTGATGGCATAGAAGTGAGCAAGCGACTCCGTCAGGCAGGTGAGATACCCATCCTGATGCTTACCGCGAAGAGCACCGTCACTGACAGGGTGGCCGGGCTCGACAGCGGCGCGGATGACTACCTGGTCAAGCCTTTTGCCTTTGATGAACTGCTGGCAAGGTTAAGGGCTTTGCTCAGGCGCGGCCGGCCCACAGAAGGAGAAGTCCTTCGGTTCATGGATCTTTCATTGAACACCGCCACCAGAGAGGTAAGGCGCGGAAATGACTTGATACACCTTACTGCCCAGGAGTTCGAGCTGCTCGATCTTTTCCTGCGCCATCCGCGGCAGGTGCTTAAGAGGGACATGATCTATGAGAAGGTGTGGGGATATGACTTTGGCGGCGAATCCAATGTCATAGAGGTCTATATGCGCTACCTGCGTTCAAAACTGGAGGCCGGAGGCCAGCCCAGGTTGATTTATACGGTTCGCGGCGTTGGCTACGTTCTAAAGGAATAG
- a CDS encoding ribbon-helix-helix protein, CopG family — protein sequence MSKTTKIAISLPEELLDAVEREREESGESRSQFFRRAVEIILRHRREQEMSEQYIRAYQQAPETREEVTAARRSASSILGEEPWQ from the coding sequence ATGTCCAAGACAACCAAGATTGCCATCAGCCTTCCGGAGGAATTGCTCGATGCTGTGGAGAGAGAGAGAGAGGAAAGCGGTGAGAGCCGCAGCCAGTTCTTCCGCCGTGCCGTAGAGATAATACTCCGTCATCGGCGGGAGCAGGAAATGAGCGAGCAGTACATCCGCGCCTACCAACAGGCACCTGAAACCAGAGAAGAGGTTACAGCCGCACGTCGATCCGCCAGTAGCATTCTGGGTGAGGAGCCCTGGCAGTGA
- a CDS encoding type II toxin-antitoxin system PemK/MazF family toxin — MRRGEIWWAELEPPAGRRPVVLLSRDEAYVVRSLVIVAPITTRIRYIPSEVLLGVGDGMPQECAANLDTITTIPKDCLRSRLATISVKRLKEIEAAIHFALGLE, encoded by the coding sequence GTGAGAAGAGGTGAGATATGGTGGGCAGAACTGGAACCGCCGGCCGGGCGGCGGCCCGTGGTGCTCCTGTCCCGTGATGAAGCATATGTCGTTCGCTCTCTGGTTATTGTGGCGCCAATCACTACCCGCATCCGCTACATACCTTCCGAAGTGCTTTTGGGAGTTGGTGATGGGATGCCCCAGGAATGTGCAGCCAATCTGGATACCATTACCACTATCCCCAAAGACTGCCTCCGTAGCCGGCTGGCCACCATAAGTGTGAAGAGGCTGAAGGAGATTGAGGCGGCTATTCACTTCGCTCTTGGTCTGGAATAG
- a CDS encoding nucleotidyltransferase domain-containing protein, translating to MTDSSLCSGLFGKTRQAVLAFLYGQTDSSFYTKQILDAVKTGRGTVQRELKNLTDTGIISREVQGRQVYYRANKSCPIYAELKSIVTKTFGVADVLRQSLGPAARKIQVAFIFGSIASGAEQRTSDIDMMVIGKTTFSEIVSLISPSQKTLGREVNPVVYPTSEFKQKMRENHHFLKIVLEGDKIFLIGDEGELARLVEKRAVKNT from the coding sequence ATGACTGATAGTTCATTATGCAGCGGCCTTTTCGGCAAAACCCGGCAGGCAGTCCTGGCATTTCTTTACGGCCAAACAGATAGCTCCTTCTATACGAAACAAATACTGGATGCCGTTAAAACTGGTCGCGGAACGGTACAGCGGGAGCTGAAAAACCTGACGGACACCGGCATCATCAGCCGCGAGGTGCAGGGAAGGCAAGTTTATTACCGGGCAAACAAGAGTTGTCCCATTTACGCAGAGCTTAAGAGTATTGTAACCAAGACGTTCGGAGTGGCGGACGTGCTACGGCAAAGTTTAGGACCGGCGGCGCGAAAGATACAGGTTGCCTTTATCTTCGGTTCCATCGCCAGCGGAGCGGAACAAAGAACAAGTGATATAGATATGATGGTAATAGGCAAGACAACCTTTTCGGAAATCGTCTCACTCATCAGTCCGTCTCAAAAGACGCTGGGAAGAGAGGTAAATCCGGTTGTCTACCCTACCTCCGAATTCAAGCAGAAAATGCGGGAGAACCATCACTTCCTGAAGATAGTACTCGAGGGTGATAAGATTTTTCTCATAGGTGATGAAGGTGAGCTTGCAAGACTGGTTGAAAAACGGGCGGTTAAGAACACATAA
- a CDS encoding DUF262 domain-containing protein gives MKTDKITVFDLFERQRRYLVPIFQRGYVWTQDQQWQPLWGDIAEQARLVQVHKGASRNTIRKHFLGAIVLSQVPTVIRQMPASEIIDGQQRLLTLQVFLAAFRDAVVESGDDYLKMQLGRLTGNPGPFYNADEQFKVWPTNAYQEDVKNVMKAGSAEALAAKYPQKLHRKKLVPPRPALVEAYFYFHDVIKRFLSGIDEEEALPSQTSSQESMRELANLLFEAVMRYVQIVEIQLDVEDDPQVIFETLNYRGVPLEPSDLIRNFIFLYASRQNKDVNALYNQWWKDYDEAGGSTGKFWKEKERQGRLFRSRLDLFFFHYLTYRAGHEIKMGHLYQEFKEWWDGELTERSLELELETAKRSSSVFRSLLEADDTSRLGILAQRLRALDTTTVYPFMLWLCEDRDQIAAEEFARILADIESYIVRRAICRLTPKNYNRIFLGLLTKLSREGMPSHVSVRRELLSLEGDSSVWPGNEAFLKSLMYEPLYDSLGPKRMRMVLTALELANRTPSQESQLSPVPINNNLTIEHIMPQKFKPEEWPYPEHQAAEKKEMESRRWSSIHSLGNLTLLTQPLNSEVSNGPFRAKRAEITKQSLLILNSYFQQFSDDDVWNETTIRTRSERLADLAVRLWAYPERTNGQ, from the coding sequence ATGAAGACAGATAAGATCACCGTATTCGATCTATTTGAAAGGCAGCGGCGCTACCTGGTGCCGATTTTTCAGCGTGGGTATGTTTGGACACAAGACCAGCAATGGCAACCGCTTTGGGGTGACATAGCGGAACAGGCCAGGTTGGTGCAGGTTCATAAGGGAGCTTCAAGGAACACAATTCGCAAGCATTTCCTTGGTGCCATTGTTCTGAGCCAGGTGCCCACCGTGATCAGGCAAATGCCTGCTTCTGAAATCATAGATGGGCAACAGCGATTGCTCACCCTACAAGTCTTCCTGGCTGCCTTTAGAGATGCAGTGGTCGAGTCGGGCGATGACTACCTCAAGATGCAGCTCGGCCGCCTAACTGGTAATCCCGGCCCATTCTACAACGCCGATGAGCAATTCAAGGTGTGGCCCACGAATGCCTATCAAGAAGATGTCAAGAATGTGATGAAGGCAGGATCCGCCGAAGCACTTGCAGCCAAATATCCGCAGAAGCTCCATCGGAAGAAGCTAGTTCCCCCGCGCCCGGCCTTGGTCGAAGCCTATTTCTACTTCCACGATGTCATCAAGAGATTCCTAAGTGGCATTGATGAGGAGGAGGCGCTACCGAGCCAAACGTCTAGCCAAGAGTCGATGAGAGAACTCGCTAACTTACTCTTTGAAGCGGTAATGCGTTATGTGCAAATCGTCGAGATACAACTTGACGTGGAGGACGATCCACAGGTGATATTCGAGACCCTCAACTATAGAGGTGTCCCACTCGAACCCTCCGACTTGATCAGGAACTTCATCTTCCTGTATGCCAGTAGGCAGAACAAGGATGTGAATGCCCTATACAACCAATGGTGGAAGGATTATGACGAAGCGGGTGGGTCGACAGGCAAGTTCTGGAAGGAAAAGGAAAGGCAAGGGAGGTTGTTCCGCAGTCGGCTGGACTTGTTCTTCTTTCACTATCTCACGTATCGTGCAGGTCACGAGATCAAGATGGGACATCTTTACCAGGAATTCAAAGAGTGGTGGGACGGTGAGTTGACCGAGCGCTCCCTAGAACTGGAGCTGGAAACAGCCAAGCGGTCGAGCTCAGTATTCCGCTCACTTCTGGAGGCAGATGACACCAGTCGGCTAGGAATACTGGCCCAGAGACTTCGGGCACTGGACACGACAACCGTCTACCCGTTCATGCTCTGGCTGTGTGAAGACCGAGACCAGATAGCAGCAGAGGAGTTTGCCCGCATACTGGCTGACATTGAGTCCTACATTGTTCGAAGGGCCATATGCAGGCTGACGCCCAAGAATTACAACCGCATTTTTCTTGGTCTTCTTACCAAGCTGAGCAGAGAAGGAATGCCGAGTCATGTGTCTGTGCGTCGCGAATTGCTTTCATTGGAGGGGGATAGCTCTGTTTGGCCAGGCAACGAGGCGTTCCTAAAGAGCCTTATGTACGAACCGTTGTACGATTCCCTCGGCCCCAAGAGGATGCGCATGGTTCTCACTGCCCTCGAATTGGCCAACCGGACCCCAAGTCAGGAATCGCAGCTTTCACCTGTGCCGATCAACAACAATCTGACGATTGAGCACATAATGCCCCAGAAGTTCAAGCCAGAAGAATGGCCCTACCCAGAACATCAGGCGGCTGAAAAAAAGGAGATGGAATCGAGGCGTTGGTCTTCCATTCACAGCCTCGGCAACCTGACACTGCTGACCCAACCGCTCAATTCTGAAGTCAGCAACGGCCCCTTCAGGGCAAAGCGCGCGGAAATCACAAAACAGAGCCTGCTGATCCTCAACTCCTATTTTCAGCAGTTTTCCGATGACGATGTGTGGAACGAGACTACGATCAGGACGCGTAGCGAGAGACTGGCCGACTTGGCGGTTAGGTTGTGGGCATATCCGGAACGAACTAATGGGCAATGA